The Williamsoniiplasma somnilux genome includes a window with the following:
- the pheS gene encoding phenylalanine--tRNA ligase subunit alpha — MIAKITLILKDFNDQLNKVNNVEQLEEIKQQFTGKSSPLNEILKMMKDADATTKQELGKAANEARAKIANKLNLKLDVFNREILNRKLLNDKIDVSKPGTDFSFGTKHPLNLVIEEISDIFTEIGYEMINGTEVELDLYNFQNLNLPLGHPARDMQDTFYINEETVMRTHCTNMTSRMLSKLAQEQSGETKNLAAISYGNVYRRDDDDATHSHQFMQIDGFAVGPKISFANLKWVLKYMCKRLFNDSVNIRLRPSYFPFTEPSVEVDVSCFKCNGAGCALCKQSGWIEILGSGMINQQVLELNGLDPEKITGLAFGIGIERIAMLKFGVTNIRAFYENNVKFLDQFKFYGE; from the coding sequence ATGATAGCAAAAATAACGTTAATTTTAAAAGATTTTAATGATCAGCTTAATAAAGTAAACAATGTTGAACAATTAGAAGAAATTAAGCAGCAATTTACCGGTAAATCTTCACCATTGAATGAAATTCTAAAAATGATGAAAGATGCTGATGCAACAACGAAGCAAGAGCTAGGTAAAGCCGCTAATGAAGCGCGTGCAAAAATTGCTAATAAATTAAATTTAAAATTAGATGTATTTAATCGTGAAATTTTAAATAGAAAATTACTTAATGATAAAATCGATGTTTCAAAACCAGGCACTGATTTTTCATTTGGGACTAAACACCCTTTGAATTTAGTGATAGAAGAAATTTCTGATATTTTTACAGAAATTGGTTATGAAATGATTAATGGAACTGAAGTAGAATTAGATTTATATAATTTCCAAAATTTAAATTTACCTCTTGGACATCCAGCAAGAGATATGCAAGATACTTTTTATATTAATGAAGAAACTGTTATGAGAACTCATTGTACAAACATGACTTCGAGAATGCTTTCTAAATTAGCTCAAGAGCAAAGTGGAGAAACCAAAAATTTAGCAGCAATTTCTTATGGTAATGTTTACCGTAGAGATGACGACGATGCTACTCATTCTCATCAATTTATGCAAATTGACGGTTTTGCAGTTGGTCCTAAGATTTCGTTTGCAAATCTAAAATGAGTTTTGAAATATATGTGTAAAAGATTATTTAATGACTCAGTAAATATTCGTTTAAGACCAAGTTACTTTCCATTTACTGAACCTTCAGTTGAAGTTGATGTTTCTTGTTTTAAATGTAATGGAGCAGGATGTGCTTTATGTAAGCAATCTGGTTGAATTGAAATTTTGGGTTCAGGAATGATCAATCAGCAAGTATTGGAATTAAATGGTTTAGACCCTGAAAAAATTACTGGATTAGCATTTGGAATCGGAATTGAAAGAATAGCAATGTTAAAGTTTGGAGTTACTAATATTCGTGCTTTTTACGAAAATAATGTTAAATTTTTAGATCAATTTAAATTTTATGGAGAATAG
- a CDS encoding ABC transporter permease: MRLIIKSYLKTFTKNLTALVGTLIFIIMLTAILVGMLSTPLQLSNKIKAYEDRTVTFDYYGKSGLDLDKDFVYNYIFKNDLNRFIENSTEDDLKINPDLFSETDPTSKGTFLDEIPLPTSIKDLLEIPVLKFDGAEIKPSDDIFVDKNYDSFFGGEIFSEIFSRPIFNKQFYEILAVIRVDIFKQIITNIELGDIDKNDQDEIDSAFANAKAQIAKMIISPLSSFNNGNATSTIGTGIYYVDDLKETSAFFDKRFDIVKNNIIESYKQELENLIKDLQITSKEAILWGSRILFQINSFLENNQMEILGIKDFATITPSNAITEIKKIIEDRFSKLKNKIIEEKLAFDINYLPMMFLNYDFRKELKNNYNNNFVNLIQTKIYDAYNEKNGSQIIEYETDPHFIYEKSDASSVFPTLTIELYGSDNQSTFNRVLLDTGSLAKNPNEIVISPAYAKLNDLSIGDKITVPVSDENSLILGDKNSNSDKKLTSETEFTISGIGIKYDNLAPGKGFKNFVQDFETYAIGYVSNQNLLDIKEARWYYSTKGQNRKNDFINRIKTNKYVNMEKLFLGTKDKTIISVTSSAFDSFDTSPTARALLMTNIQIISYLILGVVFLVLAFVFINFIIKKEINETRRQLGIFKSFGYKVSELSWIFALKTLITMSFGVIVGYSLSIPLQQYSASIFESSVTFDFESVYLNPLFMIIIILIIPLGMMLVSYGVTIYYLLEPTLSLINNGSKIPKKIRRQSLIAQALSKRGKGFTYRIQNSFVARARGKFIIVQTLFAFSSLLYTIMFANQAVIDQTVKQGFASLKSETDHQLYWTNRSKYSFNDISEDSGWYINNKREFEKTKMNYIDYSKSGSVNDELNSSKSSSDSRYRARILLSYVTSKYNETDWGREKIEQVLPEAAILQIIKDKNNETSSINNGTGITDAHYFLNPILSYKIMNESFDNISKEFIEGKDITEILKSWLNDNKNKIDLSSINNGGNIEDFVKEFEMTLFGITASNKLDQYNNIYLSDISRILSFELAQSFATQLAKDIIDESLNKNLFVQDESQIINDVYKQISNNLILKNFNPENDKYWKIINNPLIDLKSLISDDITNPKIEDVISSKILKAKINQTKNQDGLSFTGLSKSAISIITTSMMIDKPNSLKEESIIAINQLLFNKNTETLSNSFEALLDRKHYENPVDVAIYAMDFKDWKYGDIRNNLNFSGVSNDTFATLHNPNFKKDETALKAIIPYAVARKMNWEVNDIVYMTSRTSLLKPFTIQIVGINKSMTFSLTDDWPIIVDYDNYAEQMFRKQAYEEFKVSQEMMFDRMYSNETLLEGKVDVWNISKSISSMKFKGLSLTFSIKNDSSVFMSIFGSMLPELPNVLRVDKNLLLVTNPNLAFISDKSGVAPYNILLATVDNVTQQFNTIMIIFLVLQTFLLAIILIVVMNIIVDEASQIILTMRALGYKTKEINWVVMGKYIIGAIISFIIAYGLSMLIWYIILTVIGNEYQIYIFLPFEWKALVVTFLVLSGIIGLGWYTAYKQVNKRKLNQITNFM; the protein is encoded by the coding sequence ATGCGTTTAATTATTAAATCATATTTAAAGACTTTTACCAAAAATTTAACAGCATTAGTAGGGACATTAATTTTCATTATTATGTTAACTGCGATTTTGGTGGGAATGCTTTCAACACCTTTGCAATTAAGTAATAAAATTAAAGCTTATGAAGACCGTACAGTTACTTTTGATTATTATGGTAAAAGTGGTCTAGATTTAGATAAAGATTTTGTTTATAATTACATTTTTAAAAACGATTTAAATAGATTTATTGAAAATTCAACCGAAGATGATTTAAAAATTAATCCAGATTTATTTAGCGAAACAGACCCGACTTCTAAAGGTACTTTTTTAGATGAGATTCCGTTGCCGACTTCAATTAAAGATTTATTAGAAATTCCTGTTTTAAAATTTGATGGCGCAGAAATTAAACCTAGTGATGACATTTTTGTTGACAAAAACTATGATAGTTTTTTTGGTGGTGAAATTTTTTCTGAAATTTTTTCTCGACCAATTTTTAATAAACAATTTTATGAAATTTTAGCAGTCATTAGAGTTGATATTTTCAAACAAATTATTACAAATATTGAGTTAGGAGACATCGATAAAAATGATCAAGACGAAATTGATTCAGCTTTTGCAAATGCTAAAGCTCAAATTGCTAAAATGATAATAAGTCCTTTATCGTCATTTAATAATGGAAATGCAACATCAACAATTGGAACTGGAATTTATTATGTTGATGATTTAAAAGAAACTAGTGCTTTTTTTGATAAGCGTTTTGATATTGTGAAAAATAACATTATTGAAAGCTACAAACAAGAATTGGAAAATTTAATTAAAGATTTACAAATTACCTCAAAAGAGGCAATACTTTGAGGTTCAAGAATATTATTTCAAATTAATTCTTTTTTAGAAAATAACCAAATGGAAATTTTGGGAATTAAAGATTTTGCAACAATAACCCCAAGCAATGCCATTACTGAAATTAAAAAAATTATCGAAGATAGATTTTCAAAATTAAAAAATAAAATAATTGAGGAAAAACTAGCTTTTGATATAAATTATTTACCAATGATGTTTTTAAATTATGATTTTAGAAAAGAATTAAAAAATAACTATAACAACAATTTTGTAAATTTAATTCAAACCAAAATTTACGATGCTTACAATGAAAAAAATGGTTCACAAATTATTGAATATGAAACAGATCCTCACTTCATTTATGAAAAAAGTGATGCAAGTTCTGTTTTTCCTACCTTAACAATTGAATTGTATGGTTCAGATAATCAAAGTACTTTTAATAGAGTTTTATTAGATACTGGTAGTCTAGCAAAAAATCCTAACGAAATAGTAATATCTCCAGCTTATGCAAAACTAAATGATCTAAGTATTGGTGATAAAATTACTGTTCCTGTTAGTGATGAAAATTCTTTAATTTTAGGTGATAAAAACTCTAACAGTGATAAAAAACTTACTAGTGAAACAGAATTTACAATCTCAGGAATTGGTATTAAATATGATAACTTAGCTCCAGGAAAAGGTTTTAAAAATTTTGTCCAAGATTTTGAAACCTATGCTATCGGTTATGTTTCTAACCAAAACTTATTGGATATCAAGGAAGCTAGATGATATTATTCAACCAAAGGGCAAAACCGAAAAAATGATTTTATTAACAGAATCAAAACTAACAAATATGTTAATATGGAAAAATTGTTTTTAGGAACTAAAGATAAAACAATTATTAGTGTTACTTCATCGGCTTTTGATAGCTTTGATACTTCTCCTACAGCGAGAGCATTATTAATGACTAATATTCAAATTATTAGTTATTTAATTTTAGGTGTTGTGTTCTTAGTTTTAGCATTTGTTTTTATTAATTTTATAATTAAAAAAGAAATTAATGAAACTCGTCGTCAATTAGGAATTTTCAAATCATTTGGCTATAAAGTTTCCGAATTATCATGAATTTTTGCTCTTAAAACTTTAATTACAATGTCATTTGGTGTTATTGTAGGTTATTCGTTATCAATACCCCTACAACAATATTCAGCTTCAATATTTGAAAGTAGTGTAACTTTTGATTTTGAATCTGTTTATTTAAATCCTTTATTTATGATTATAATTATTTTAATTATTCCGCTAGGAATGATGCTGGTTTCTTATGGTGTTACAATTTATTATTTACTAGAGCCAACATTATCATTAATTAATAATGGCTCTAAAATACCAAAAAAAATAAGAAGACAAAGCTTAATTGCCCAAGCATTATCAAAAAGAGGTAAAGGTTTTACTTACAGAATTCAAAATTCATTTGTGGCTAGAGCACGAGGTAAATTCATTATTGTTCAAACACTTTTTGCCTTTTCTTCATTGCTTTACACAATTATGTTTGCTAATCAAGCTGTAATTGATCAAACCGTTAAACAAGGATTTGCCTCTCTTAAATCAGAAACTGATCATCAACTTTATTGAACTAATAGATCTAAATATTCATTTAACGACATTTCAGAAGATAGCGGTTGATACATTAATAACAAAAGAGAATTCGAAAAAACTAAAATGAATTATATTGATTACTCAAAATCAGGTTCAGTTAATGATGAGCTAAACTCATCCAAATCTTCATCAGATTCACGTTATCGTGCACGAATTTTATTAAGCTATGTCACTTCAAAATATAACGAAACCGATTGAGGTCGTGAAAAAATTGAACAAGTTCTTCCTGAAGCAGCAATTTTGCAAATTATTAAAGACAAGAATAACGAAACTAGTTCAATTAATAACGGAACCGGAATTACAGATGCACATTATTTCTTAAATCCTATATTAAGTTACAAAATTATGAATGAATCCTTTGATAACATTTCTAAAGAATTTATTGAAGGCAAAGATATTACAGAAATTTTAAAAAGTTGATTGAATGATAATAAGAATAAAATTGATTTAAGTTCAATTAATAACGGTGGCAATATCGAAGATTTTGTCAAAGAATTTGAAATGACTTTATTTGGTATTACCGCTTCCAATAAACTTGATCAATATAACAATATTTATTTAAGCGATATTTCAAGAATTTTGTCGTTTGAATTAGCGCAAAGTTTTGCAACACAATTAGCTAAAGATATCATTGACGAATCTTTAAATAAAAATCTTTTTGTTCAAGATGAATCGCAAATTATAAATGATGTTTATAAACAAATTAGTAATAATTTGATTTTAAAAAATTTTAATCCCGAAAATGACAAATATTGAAAAATTATTAATAATCCATTAATTGATTTAAAAAGTTTAATTTCTGATGATATTACTAACCCTAAAATTGAAGATGTAATTTCAAGCAAAATTTTAAAAGCGAAAATAAATCAAACCAAAAATCAAGATGGACTATCGTTTACTGGGTTATCTAAATCAGCTATCTCAATTATTACTACATCAATGATGATTGACAAACCCAATTCTTTAAAAGAAGAATCTATCATAGCGATAAATCAATTACTTTTTAATAAAAACACCGAAACACTTTCTAACAGCTTTGAAGCATTACTGGATAGAAAACATTACGAAAATCCAGTTGATGTTGCTATTTATGCTATGGATTTTAAAGATTGAAAATATGGTGATATTCGAAATAATTTAAATTTCTCTGGAGTTTCAAATGATACTTTTGCAACTTTACACAATCCTAACTTCAAAAAAGATGAAACTGCTTTAAAAGCAATTATTCCTTATGCGGTTGCAAGAAAAATGAATTGAGAAGTTAATGATATTGTTTATATGACTTCACGCACAAGTTTGTTAAAACCATTTACAATTCAAATTGTTGGTATAAATAAATCAATGACATTTAGTTTAACTGATGATTGACCTATTATTGTTGATTATGATAACTATGCTGAACAAATGTTTAGAAAGCAAGCTTATGAAGAATTTAAAGTTTCACAAGAAATGATGTTTGACCGTATGTATTCTAACGAAACTTTATTAGAAGGTAAAGTTGATGTCTGAAACATTAGTAAGTCAATATCTTCAATGAAATTTAAAGGTTTGTCATTAACTTTTTCAATTAAAAACGATTCATCAGTTTTTATGTCAATTTTTGGTAGCATGCTACCCGAACTACCTAATGTTCTTAGGGTTGATAAAAATCTTTTATTGGTTACAAATCCTAATCTAGCATTCATAAGTGATAAATCTGGTGTTGCTCCATACAATATTTTATTAGCAACAGTTGATAATGTTACTCAGCAATTCAATACAATCATGATTATTTTCTTGGTTTTACAAACTTTCTTGTTAGCAATAATTTTAATTGTTGTCATGAACATTATTGTTGATGAAGCTTCACAAATTATTTTGACAATGAGAGCCCTTGGTTATAAAACTAAAGAAATCAATTGAGTAGTAATGGGTAAATATATTATTGGAGCAATTATTTCATTTATAATTGCTTACGGTTTATCAATGTTGATTTGGTATATAATTTTAACAGTGATTGGTAATGAATATCAAATTTATATTTTTTTACCATTTGAGTGAAAAGCATTAGTTGTAACTTTTTTAGTTCTATCTGGAATTATTGGACTGGGTTGGTACACTGCTTACAAACAAGTTAACAAACGTAAATTGAATCAAATTACTAACTTTATGTAA
- a CDS encoding TrmH family RNA methyltransferase: protein MEYITSLSNNKIKKIVKLKEAKVRKVEKKFLIEGKHLIEDAFKKGLVLTLLGSEEQLQTLSHLNTQNIEILVITNPIAEKLSDVVTSQNLFAVCQFLEQTIDLEHNILILDQLQNPGNLGTLIRSAAAFNFKTIIASENTVNFYNDKVLRSTQGNFFQVNLINQNLITTMEILKNNNYQIIGTTLHQDAQMLNDVNWSRKSKYALIIGNEANGISSQISQLIDFNVLVEMDVQVESLNAGVAGSLIMYNIQNC from the coding sequence ATGGAATATATAACTTCACTTAGTAATAATAAAATTAAAAAAATTGTCAAATTAAAGGAAGCAAAAGTCCGTAAAGTTGAAAAAAAATTTTTAATTGAAGGTAAACACTTAATTGAAGATGCTTTTAAAAAAGGTTTAGTTTTAACTTTACTTGGATCAGAAGAACAATTGCAAACTCTAAGCCATTTAAATACTCAAAACATAGAGATACTTGTTATTACCAACCCAATTGCTGAAAAACTTAGTGATGTTGTCACTAGCCAAAATCTTTTTGCTGTTTGTCAATTTTTAGAACAAACAATCGATTTAGAACACAATATTTTAATTTTAGATCAATTACAAAATCCAGGAAACTTAGGAACTTTAATTCGTTCAGCAGCAGCCTTTAATTTTAAAACAATTATCGCTTCAGAAAATACAGTGAATTTTTATAACGACAAAGTTTTGCGTTCTACTCAAGGTAACTTTTTCCAAGTTAATTTAATTAATCAAAATTTAATAACCACAATGGAAATTCTTAAAAACAATAATTATCAAATTATTGGAACAACCTTGCATCAAGATGCTCAAATGTTAAATGATGTAAATTGAAGCAGGAAAAGTAAATATGCTTTAATCATCGGCAATGAAGCTAATGGTATTTCTTCTCAAATTTCACAGCTTATAGATTTTAATGTTTTAGTAGAAATGGATGTCCAAGTTGAATCTTTAAATGCCGGAGTTGCCGGTTCACTTATTATGTATAATATTCAAAATTGTTAA
- a CDS encoding NADP-dependent glyceraldehyde-3-phosphate dehydrogenase, giving the protein MYKFDAVINNEFIKTESQLEIINPDGLLVAGTVAALNAEQINQAFQAARAAQKAWESESLLKRISILKKWSNLLLEQKEALAQIIMAEVGKSHSDAVNEVMRSVEYMDATFEEAKRMQPLSLTGQDFGVANKLGTFEHVAKGVGLAISPFNFPINLAMSKIAPALVMGNTLVFKPATAGSLTGSMLGKLAVEAGLPAGVFNVVTGRGREIGDLITQNKEINFINFTGSVDIGHRILDIATSKDIVLELGGKDPALVMDDSDLEKYASEIIVGAFSYSGQRCTAVKRVITTNAIADKLVPILADKIKKLKVGSPKDNAFITPVIDMKSADFIWELIQDSKKDGAKVITGDKREANLIYPTLVDFVTTKMRLAWEEPFGPVLPIIRIDDLQQSIEVINKSNFGLQASIYTKDIAQAIHLAKKIEVGTVNINGKSQRGPDSFPFLGVKDSGQGVQGIHEALLSVTRYKGIVINY; this is encoded by the coding sequence ATGTACAAATTTGACGCTGTAATTAACAACGAATTTATTAAAACCGAATCACAATTAGAAATTATCAATCCAGATGGGTTATTGGTGGCAGGAACTGTCGCTGCTTTAAATGCAGAACAAATCAATCAAGCTTTTCAAGCAGCAAGAGCTGCTCAAAAAGCTTGAGAAAGTGAATCATTGTTAAAAAGAATCTCTATTTTAAAAAAATGATCAAACCTTTTACTAGAACAAAAAGAAGCACTAGCACAAATTATCATGGCAGAAGTGGGAAAAAGTCATAGCGATGCTGTTAACGAAGTTATGCGAAGCGTTGAATACATGGACGCCACATTTGAAGAAGCTAAACGTATGCAACCTTTATCTTTAACGGGACAAGATTTCGGGGTTGCTAATAAATTAGGAACCTTTGAACATGTCGCTAAAGGTGTTGGTTTGGCTATTTCACCTTTTAACTTTCCTATTAATTTAGCAATGTCTAAAATTGCTCCAGCTTTAGTAATGGGTAACACATTAGTTTTCAAACCAGCAACAGCAGGTTCATTAACAGGTTCAATGTTAGGAAAATTAGCAGTTGAAGCTGGATTACCAGCGGGAGTTTTCAATGTTGTAACAGGAAGAGGAAGAGAAATTGGGGATTTAATTACGCAAAACAAAGAAATCAATTTTATTAATTTTACAGGTTCAGTAGATATTGGCCACCGAATTTTAGATATCGCCACTTCAAAAGATATTGTTTTAGAATTAGGAGGAAAAGATCCCGCTTTAGTAATGGATGACTCTGATTTAGAAAAATATGCAAGCGAAATTATTGTTGGGGCCTTTTCTTATTCAGGACAACGTTGTACTGCAGTTAAACGTGTAATTACCACAAATGCTATTGCTGATAAATTAGTTCCGATTTTAGCTGACAAAATTAAGAAGTTAAAAGTGGGTTCACCAAAAGATAATGCTTTTATTACTCCAGTTATTGATATGAAGTCAGCAGATTTTATATGAGAACTAATTCAAGACTCTAAAAAGGATGGGGCAAAAGTAATTACCGGAGATAAACGTGAAGCTAATTTAATTTATCCAACTTTAGTGGATTTTGTAACAACTAAAATGCGTTTAGCTTGAGAAGAACCATTTGGACCAGTTTTACCAATTATTAGAATTGATGATTTACAACAAAGTATAGAAGTTATTAATAAATCTAATTTTGGTTTGCAAGCTTCAATTTATACAAAAGATATTGCACAAGCAATTCATTTAGCTAAAAAAATTGAAGTTGGAACAGTTAATATTAATGGAAAATCACAACGTGGACCAGATTCTTTCCCTTTCTTAGGGGTTAAAGATTCAGGACAAGGAGTTCAAGGAATTCATGAAGCATTATTATCAGTAACAAGATATAAAGGAATTGTTATTAATTACTAA
- the rpmF gene encoding 50S ribosomal protein L32, giving the protein MAVPFRKTSKAAKNKRRSHLALASASIVSCANCGAMIKPHHVCRECGFYKGKEIKKVEV; this is encoded by the coding sequence ATGGCTGTACCATTTAGAAAAACCAGTAAGGCTGCTAAAAACAAAAGACGTTCTCATTTAGCATTGGCTTCAGCATCAATCGTTTCATGTGCAAACTGTGGTGCTATGATCAAACCTCACCATGTATGTAGAGAATGTGGTTTCTACAAAGGAAAAGAAATTAAAAAAGTTGAAGTTTAA
- the pheT gene encoding phenylalanine--tRNA ligase subunit beta, producing the protein MILTRNWLSKFINLKDVTNQQISIALNSLGFEVEEEHDIKTWNDQLVIGYVEESQQIEGTHLRFNKVNVGNHILEIVCGAPNVNAKQFVIVAQPGQTIANGLTLGERKIRGYKSQGMICALNEIGIKNSFLSKKEADSIYEIHSANITKDNIGKSINAIGFDDYIWDMDLTLDRSDALGATQLIKEIANYFKLNIDWNYLNPQTVSSFTSNAIFEVESDLNKDINTLAFQEFCIKNQKFVLEAADDIWLKLNNVKTKENNFEDLANIVAIESGQPIILIDQTKIRGSIKLELKNLEGKDFICLTNQNKIINIIGQDIEQEFKVSETTEKVMGIYLNLNTNLMRKQQKNLDISNTFTQRFMKPLNSNLFEFSSKVLVANLERYNLLTSLSSIYVVIEKPNTNNVFKISLKKINDFLGTNLSSEKIKKLFRTLDISISGNDEELIFTVDLNRTDLYGKYDICEEIARLYGYDNIQEVAPTIIARENTKKTEAKIQNKISDYLIGLGFNNTKTYSLLAKEEVLKWNLFKLKEPVNLMSPLSKLHETYRLSLISSLIEVSAFNSAIDNKKVKLWETADVYTNDLQRQKHLAILVSGDVLNDKMNDSSIVNNYFYLKGVAENIFSQYKLDASKITYSVLENVIDEIHPYVNAEIKFKDEVLGYIFQVNPKHANIKKISKTFGLELNLSIVEKNSEKIYSVKALSKFQHSTRDISLLLNNEIKYEDVIKQLTAGVNNLINIKLIDEYTDEKLIKQNQKSLAISFTFNNVDKQMDEKDITTEWSKILNNANLKSWVVR; encoded by the coding sequence ATGATACTAACAAGAAACTGATTATCAAAATTTATTAATCTAAAAGATGTTACTAATCAACAAATTTCTATTGCTCTGAATTCTTTAGGTTTTGAAGTTGAAGAAGAACACGACATTAAAACTTGAAATGATCAACTTGTAATTGGATATGTTGAAGAATCTCAACAGATTGAAGGAACTCATTTGAGATTTAATAAAGTTAATGTAGGCAATCATATTTTAGAGATTGTGTGTGGGGCTCCAAACGTTAATGCTAAACAATTTGTGATTGTTGCTCAACCCGGACAAACTATCGCTAATGGGTTAACACTTGGAGAGAGAAAAATTAGAGGTTACAAATCACAAGGGATGATTTGTGCTTTGAATGAAATAGGAATTAAAAATTCTTTTTTAAGCAAAAAAGAAGCTGACTCAATTTACGAAATTCATTCCGCTAATATCACTAAAGATAATATAGGTAAATCAATTAATGCGATTGGTTTTGATGATTATATTTGAGATATGGATCTAACATTAGATCGTAGTGATGCTTTAGGGGCAACGCAATTAATTAAAGAAATTGCTAATTATTTTAAACTTAACATTGATTGAAATTATTTAAATCCTCAAACAGTTTCATCATTTACTTCAAATGCAATATTTGAAGTTGAATCGGACTTAAATAAAGATATTAATACTTTGGCATTTCAAGAATTTTGTATTAAGAATCAAAAATTTGTTTTAGAAGCAGCAGATGATATTTGATTAAAATTAAATAATGTAAAAACTAAAGAAAATAACTTTGAAGATCTTGCAAATATTGTGGCTATTGAATCTGGTCAACCAATTATTTTAATTGATCAAACTAAAATTAGAGGTTCAATTAAATTAGAATTAAAAAATCTTGAGGGTAAAGATTTTATTTGTTTAACTAATCAAAATAAAATAATTAACATTATTGGTCAAGATATAGAACAAGAATTTAAGGTTTCTGAAACAACTGAAAAGGTTATGGGGATTTATTTAAATTTGAACACAAATTTAATGCGTAAACAACAAAAAAATTTGGATATTTCTAATACATTTACCCAAAGATTTATGAAACCACTAAATTCTAATCTTTTTGAATTTTCATCAAAAGTTTTAGTTGCAAATTTGGAAAGATATAATTTATTAACAAGCCTTTCAAGTATCTATGTTGTCATAGAAAAACCTAATACAAACAATGTCTTTAAAATTTCATTAAAAAAAATTAATGATTTTTTAGGAACAAATTTAAGTAGTGAAAAAATTAAAAAATTATTTAGAACGTTAGACATTAGCATCTCTGGAAATGATGAAGAACTTATTTTTACAGTTGATCTTAATAGAACTGATTTATATGGAAAATATGATATTTGCGAAGAAATCGCAAGACTATATGGTTATGACAACATCCAAGAAGTTGCTCCAACTATTATTGCCAGAGAAAATACTAAAAAAACGGAAGCAAAAATTCAAAATAAAATTTCTGACTATTTAATTGGTCTTGGATTTAACAACACTAAAACTTATTCATTATTAGCAAAAGAAGAAGTATTGAAATGAAATCTTTTTAAACTCAAAGAACCAGTAAACTTAATGTCGCCACTATCCAAACTACACGAAACTTATCGATTATCTTTAATTAGTTCTTTGATAGAGGTTTCTGCATTTAACTCTGCAATAGACAATAAAAAAGTAAAACTTTGGGAAACAGCAGATGTTTATACAAATGATTTACAAAGACAAAAACATTTGGCAATTTTAGTTTCTGGCGATGTTTTGAACGATAAAATGAATGATTCTTCAATTGTAAATAATTACTTCTATTTAAAAGGTGTTGCTGAAAATATTTTTTCTCAATATAAATTAGACGCAAGTAAGATTACCTATTCAGTTTTAGAAAACGTAATTGATGAAATTCATCCTTATGTAAATGCAGAAATAAAATTTAAAGACGAAGTTTTGGGTTACATTTTTCAAGTTAATCCCAAACATGCTAACATTAAAAAAATTAGCAAAACATTTGGGTTGGAACTTAATTTATCAATTGTTGAAAAAAATTCAGAAAAAATATATAGTGTCAAAGCTTTGTCTAAATTTCAACATTCAACAAGAGATATCTCGTTGCTTTTAAATAATGAAATAAAATATGAAGATGTTATTAAACAGTTAACTGCGGGAGTAAATAACTTAATTAATATTAAATTAATTGATGAATACACTGACGAAAAATTAATTAAACAAAACCAAAAATCTTTAGCTATTTCTTTTACTTTTAATAATGTTGATAAACAAATGGATGAAAAAGATATTACCACTGAATGAAGCAAGATTTTAAATAATGCTAATCTTAAAAGTTGAGTTGTGCGTTAA
- a CDS encoding YceD family protein: protein MLHKELRKNFSQEIKKKLPNLEIYKSINPLIKKFLNVEFDIDLKYFSKIETVEILGIINFELLAIDARDGHEFHYTNEIDWNDVYTFNSELNDHANIIFGDDFDIEAYAIEQINMNIPLNLTINHGIISKTGSGWSVMSEEEYLQDVDREDPDPRWEKLNEFSNKNNK from the coding sequence ATGCTACATAAAGAGTTACGTAAAAATTTTAGTCAAGAAATTAAAAAAAAATTACCAAATTTAGAAATTTACAAATCCATTAATCCACTAATTAAAAAATTTTTAAATGTAGAATTTGACATTGATCTAAAATATTTTAGTAAAATTGAAACTGTTGAAATTTTAGGAATTATTAATTTTGAGCTTTTAGCAATTGATGCACGTGATGGTCATGAATTTCATTATACAAATGAAATTGATTGAAATGATGTTTACACTTTTAATTCTGAACTTAACGATCATGCTAACATTATTTTTGGCGATGATTTCGATATAGAAGCATATGCTATTGAACAAATAAATATGAATATCCCTTTAAACTTAACAATTAATCATGGTATAATTTCTAAGACTGGTTCTGGATGAAGTGTAATGTCTGAGGAAGAATATCTTCAAGATGTTGACCGTGAAGACCCAGACCCAAGATGAGAAAAATTGAACGAATTTTCAAATAAAAATAACAAATAG